Proteins encoded together in one Montipora capricornis isolate CH-2021 unplaced genomic scaffold, ASM3666992v2 scaffold_448, whole genome shotgun sequence window:
- the LOC138036008 gene encoding uncharacterized protein — translation MVWSTYDNSRFKKTFRVTRQTFCYILENIRQDITKDQLTEMPISPECRLAICLYRLGRGDYLYTIAELFGVGLAIIHVIVKEVCGAIVKNFWKKAVTNHFPTSEQDFTEVMVDMNQLWQFPWCWGAIDGCHIPIQCPPGGEEACQPYPHYKPFFSIVMMAIVDGAVRFMWVSVGFPGNSHDSIIFQSTQLWSDITEKKVIPEISQNIQGTDIYPMILGDSAFPFRIWLMKPYSNAVLSAEQHYFNYRLSRARMVSERAFGQLKSRWRVLYRKSSCQPVVFFTMFL, via the coding sequence ATGGTGTGGTCAACTTATGACAATTCAAGATTCAAGAAAACCTTTCGTGTGACGCGCCAAACGTTTTGCTATATACTAGAGAATATCAGGCAGGATATCACAAAGGATCAGCTGACTGAAATGCCAATTTCTCCGGAGTGCAGATTAGCAATATGTCTTTATCGGCTTGGGAGGGGTGATTACCTGTACACAATAGCAGAATTGTTTGGCGTTGGGCTAGCGATTATCCATGTAATTGTTAAGGAAGTCTGCGGGGCAATCGTTAAAAACTTTTGGAAGAAGGCAGTGACAAATCATTTCCCAACTTCTGAACAGGATTTTACAGAAGTCATGGTAGACATGAACCAGCTTTGGCAATTTCCTTGGTGTTGGGGAGCAATTGATGGTTGCCACATCCCAATTCAGTGCCCACCTGGTGGAGAGGAAGCTTGCCAACCGTACCCTCACTATAAACCCtttttctcaattgttatgATGGCCATTGTCGATGGTGCAGTAAGATTCATGTGGGTCAGCGTAGGATTTCCAGGGAACTCGCATGACTCGATTATTTTTCAGTCTACTCAGCTATGGAGTGATATCACGGAAAAGAAAGTGATCCCCGAAATATCACAGAACATTCAAGGAACAGACATTTATCCTATGATTCTAGGGGATTCAGCTTTCCCTTTTCGTATTTGGTTGATGAAACCTTACTCCAATGCTGTTCTGAGTGCTGAACAGCACTATTTTAACTACCGCCTCAGCAGGGCAAGGATGGTATCAGAAAGGGCTTTTGGCCAGCTGAAGAGTCGATGGAGAGTTCTCTACCGTAAATCATCTTGTCAACCTGTTGTGTTCTTCACAATGTTTTTATAG